One segment of Schistocerca cancellata isolate TAMUIC-IGC-003103 chromosome 2, iqSchCanc2.1, whole genome shotgun sequence DNA contains the following:
- the LOC126162399 gene encoding uncharacterized protein LOC126162399 isoform X2, protein MLNIITFQVHIVKKSKKWDCKICGERQSIKKVFGRGSGKDCRVHVQRLNEDKRRKETFVLNRRIQIQCAENAVDTGTNIPSVTSSKWNKYLSDEDDDEHSDDSVPSELVISGTSKVCKQQTIQDYSANGTVNICGENIGVLPGNRNEKLTHLNETPFNENEDIPPHVSKSSFTYFSTGNDTYSDYKSRGTNRVCDLQRNSSPLCFTLLPETSTSTALLSCDSQQEIVSDISSDNFASNTWNTVFGKQQLCETDVGDITPPKCEIKRQEEEKATMQLQSHICRSYVTDSGNIAKNLEKDVKQIFSDKYNEDELDEILKF, encoded by the exons GTGTTTGGAAGAGGAAGTGGAAAGGACTGTAGAGTTCATGTTCAACGACTCAATGAGGATAAGAGGAGGAAAGAGACCTTTGTTTTAAATAGGAGAATACAAATCCAgtgtgcagaaaatg CTGTAGACACTGGAACAAATATTCCAAGCGTAACAAGtagtaaatggaacaaatatttatcagatgaagatgatgatgaacatTCTGATGATTCAGTGCCTTCTGAGCTAGTAATCTCAGGTACATCAAAAGTGTGTAAACAGCAGACCATTCAAGATTATTCTGCCAATGGCACTGTTAATATCTGTGGAGAGAATATTGGTGTCTTACCAGGGAACcggaatgaaaaattaacacatttaAATGAAACCCCTTTTAATGAGAATGAAGACATACCACCCCATGTTAGTAAAAGTTCTTTTACATATTTCTCTACAGGAAATGATACTTATAGTGATTATAAATCAAGAGGCACCAACCGCGTTTGTGACTTGCAAAGGAATTCATCACCTCTCTGTTTTACTTTGCTACCAGAAACATCGACATCTACAGCACTGTTAAGTTGTGACAGTCAGCAGGAAATTGTTTCTGATATTAGTTCAGATAACTTTGCTAGTAACACATGGAATACAGTTTTTGGcaaacagcagctgtgtgaaacagATGTTGGAGATATTACCCCACCCAAGTGTGAAATAAAGAGACAGGAAGAGGAGAAAGCTACAATGCAGTTACAGTCACATATTTGTAGAAGCTATGTCACAGACTCAGGCAAtatagcaaagaacttggaaaaagATGTTAAACAAATTTTTTCTGACAAATATAATGAAGATGAGctagatgaaatattgaaattttaa
- the LOC126162399 gene encoding uncharacterized protein LOC126162399 isoform X3, producing MSQELHVLQCYSCETFQVFGRGSGKDCRVHVQRLNEDKRRKETFVLNRRIQIQCAENAVDTGTNIPSVTSSKWNKYLSDEDDDEHSDDSVPSELVISGTSKVCKQQTIQDYSANGTVNICGENIGVLPGNRNEKLTHLNETPFNENEDIPPHVSKSSFTYFSTGNDTYSDYKSRGTNRVCDLQRNSSPLCFTLLPETSTSTALLSCDSQQEIVSDISSDNFASNTWNTVFGKQQLCETDVGDITPPKCEIKRQEEEKATMQLQSHICRSYVTDSGNIAKNLEKDVKQIFSDKYNEDELDEILKF from the exons GTGTTTGGAAGAGGAAGTGGAAAGGACTGTAGAGTTCATGTTCAACGACTCAATGAGGATAAGAGGAGGAAAGAGACCTTTGTTTTAAATAGGAGAATACAAATCCAgtgtgcagaaaatg CTGTAGACACTGGAACAAATATTCCAAGCGTAACAAGtagtaaatggaacaaatatttatcagatgaagatgatgatgaacatTCTGATGATTCAGTGCCTTCTGAGCTAGTAATCTCAGGTACATCAAAAGTGTGTAAACAGCAGACCATTCAAGATTATTCTGCCAATGGCACTGTTAATATCTGTGGAGAGAATATTGGTGTCTTACCAGGGAACcggaatgaaaaattaacacatttaAATGAAACCCCTTTTAATGAGAATGAAGACATACCACCCCATGTTAGTAAAAGTTCTTTTACATATTTCTCTACAGGAAATGATACTTATAGTGATTATAAATCAAGAGGCACCAACCGCGTTTGTGACTTGCAAAGGAATTCATCACCTCTCTGTTTTACTTTGCTACCAGAAACATCGACATCTACAGCACTGTTAAGTTGTGACAGTCAGCAGGAAATTGTTTCTGATATTAGTTCAGATAACTTTGCTAGTAACACATGGAATACAGTTTTTGGcaaacagcagctgtgtgaaacagATGTTGGAGATATTACCCCACCCAAGTGTGAAATAAAGAGACAGGAAGAGGAGAAAGCTACAATGCAGTTACAGTCACATATTTGTAGAAGCTATGTCACAGACTCAGGCAAtatagcaaagaacttggaaaaagATGTTAAACAAATTTTTTCTGACAAATATAATGAAGATGAGctagatgaaatattgaaattttaa